The nucleotide window TTTCTGTCTGCATCCTCCCATGATCGTAGCTCCAGGCCGCTGCCCCCTCTGCCTGTCCATGAGGATGTTACTCCAGATGAGGTTGACAGAGAAGTGGAATTCCTGACTAGCTCAGATACAGACTTCTTGTTAGAAGATTATGGACTTCCTCCTTTTAAATCCAGTGGTTCGAGTCGGCGGAGCTTTAGAGGTTGTGGACAAATCAATTATGCATATTTTGATGCTGCAACAGGACCAAAACCAGAAGATGCCAACCCTACACAAAGCCTAAATGGATGCATATCCGGTATTTACCCTCCTCCGCAGCAACTGCATCGACGTTTGCGAAGGTCCCATTCAGGACCAGCTGGCTCTCTTAATAAGCCAGTAGCAAGACTATCCGGACACTTAAACAGGTCTTCTCCAAACTCTGATGAAGATAAACCAGAGATCCCCCCAAGGGTTCCCATCCCTCCAAGGGCTCTCAAACCAGATTACAGAAGGTGGTCAGCAGAAGTTGCTTCTAGCGCATACAGTGATGAAGACAGGCCTCCCAAAGTACCCCCTAGAGAACCTTTGTCTCGTAGTAATTCCCGTACTCCAAGTCCCAAAAGCCTGCCATCGTACCTCAATGGGGTTATGCCCCCCACCCAAAGTTTTGCACCTGATCCTAAATATGTCAGCAACAAAGCTCTACAAAGACAAAACAGTGAAGGATCTTCCAACAGGGTCCCTTGCATTCTTCCAATTATTGAAAATGGTAAGAAGGCCAGTTCAACACACTACTATCTGCTGCCCGAAAGGCCTCCCTATCTGGACAAGTATGAGAAATTCTTCAGAGAGGCA belongs to Meleagris gallopavo isolate NT-WF06-2002-E0010 breed Aviagen turkey brand Nicholas breeding stock chromosome 23, Turkey_5.1, whole genome shotgun sequence and includes:
- the ERRFI1 gene encoding ERBB receptor feedback inhibitor 1 — encoded protein: MSTAGVAAQEMRVPLKTGFLHASQGMGGLKTCWSSHSGFENTFFNVDPIAVAYNLNPSAEQRLPSIGHSSNCVSTNDHGFAESCIHVPSQKSSPAPVSPKNEQPISRYEDQLIPGFSKLSLTTGCVSEETPPHMPIKNGPIQFLSASSHDRSSRPLPPLPVHEDVTPDEVDREVEFLTSSDTDFLLEDYGLPPFKSSGSSRRSFRGCGQINYAYFDAATGPKPEDANPTQSLNGCISGIYPPPQQLHRRLRRSHSGPAGSLNKPVARLSGHLNRSSPNSDEDKPEIPPRVPIPPRALKPDYRRWSAEVASSAYSDEDRPPKVPPREPLSRSNSRTPSPKSLPSYLNGVMPPTQSFAPDPKYVSNKALQRQNSEGSSNRVPCILPIIENGKKASSTHYYLLPERPPYLDKYEKFFREAEESSSNTEVQSWSGDCMATSVPRLDSKPRMDIAGHLKRKHLSYVVSP